From Topomyia yanbarensis strain Yona2022 chromosome 1, ASM3024719v1, whole genome shotgun sequence, one genomic window encodes:
- the LOC131683095 gene encoding uncharacterized protein LOC131683095: MGALMGIFASTVLPVLAILFVGAIAVINLFLNIRKRFSVRVNCWFCNRSTKVPYDNSNSWVCPSCTQYNGFTEDGDYNREIPEQFQCRLNPTSNITDDDKISYSVPYNGLCFGCNRNQELKIHQLASFVPDVEENYDFEVEEYQRQLEQTYKLCSRCERVLKRTLNEVKRNILGSKLAQIGTKGLKVLDLHMAASDKQNAFQKRQTVASLCLWMIIVLLAVKIGQRVVQVELSRDRLEMVFSSTVTQTILIAVSYLLAIRHTLTTLWNGIWEQPAVVDGLNQLSTVKEFLVSGWQRHGIDISETVSDGDHELSKGMSDNGLLNLALLALAAMLLGAKSHVDCSKPIVLMLCCVGEMVFGTEYGLALLGKESSHVLVEVFLSFIALIAAIGCLGQTAPKIQPSDDLNTSFHKIYSQQATECDYSDASEHHQQSQTFANDASVKSMDTTKSISPSVLSASTVRPFLDCSFSVLSSPKSTFGGSVLSVNRLNTTIQEQPTRTFSRQSLLQPESSLLKTPSFSVDNFTTATTAAPVNRGFHKYGYSMNALNHSTFMEDRFGDDIDRLSISGRMSVSRKDLSMVNNPFATHHVDNDDSFSLRHRKVTISPPKLGAIAESGSSWIAGGYWGMSPQKNEPESSGTIGAFSQQPFMSRTSSQSSGFESQPTRRPTPEEPPTDLDRVSLFSEPAAIFHQSQQSNPRLNQSLTFPVSQHSPVPSFVPFASSSSRNLFGERSLFQQNPSVKMAMTQRQPFPPQQSQTPPVFGGGGLSTATQFQHLSSGFGPFLQSARKPAEVANGSHRRSLLNLSKLGELPEENCSAPDK, encoded by the exons gaAACGTTTCTCAGTTCGGGTGAACTGCTGGTTCTGCAACCGAAGCACCAAAGTCCCGTACGATAATTCCAACTCGTGGGTTTGTCCTAGCTGCACTCAGTACAATGGTTTTACGGAAGACGGCGATTACAACCGGGAAATTCCGGAACAGTTTCAGTGTCGCTTGAACCCCACCTCAAACATTACCGATGACGATAAAATCTCCTATTCTGTGCCATATAATGGGCTCTGCTTCGGCTGTAATCGCAATCAGGAACTTAAGATCCATCAGCTGGCGTCGTTTGTTCCGGACGTGGAAGAGAATTACGACTTCGAAGTGGAAGAATATCAGCGACAGTTGGAGCAAACCTACAAGTTGTGTTCGCGCTGCGAACGTGTCCTCAAGCGTACGTTGAATGAAGTCAAGCGTAACATTCTTGGCTCCAAACTGGCCCAAATTGGAACCAAAGGACTGAAGGTGCTAGATTTGCATATGGCAGCCAGTGATAAGCAGAATGCTTTCCAGAAGCGACAGACGGTCGCATCTCTTTGCTTATGGATGATCATCGTTCTACTGGCGGTAAAGATCGGCCAACGTGTGGTTCAGGTTGAGCTTAGTCGAGATCGGCTTGAGATGGTGTTTAGTTCGACGGTTACTCAAACGATCCTGATTGCTGTTTCGTATCTGCTTGCGATCCGACACACGCTAACGACCCTTTGGAACGGTATTTGGGAGCAACCAGCAGTTGTAGACGGTCTCAATCAGCTGAGCACGGTAAAGGAGTTTCTTGTCAGCGGGTGGCAACGACACGGCATAGATATTTCGGAAACTGTTTCCGATGGGGACCATGAATTATCAAAAGGAATGAGTGATAATGGTCTTCTCAATTTGGCACTACTGGCGCTGGCAGCGATGTTGCTTGGCGCAAAATCACACGTCGACTGTTCCAAACCAATTGTGTTAATGTTGTGCTGTGTGGGCGAAATGGTTTTCGGCACTGAGTATGGTTTAGCTCTATTGGGAAAGGAATCGTCCCACGTGTTGGTCGAG GTATTCCTATCATTCATCGCTCTGATTGCAGCAATCGGCTGTTTAGGCCAAACAGCTCCCAAAATTCAACCATCGGACGACCTAAACACCAGCTTTCATAAAATCTACTCCCAGCAAGCAACCGAGTGTGACTATTCGGATGCATCGGAACATCATCAACAAAGCCAGACTTTCGCCAATGACGCGAGTGTCAAGTCTATGGACACAACTAAATCAATTAGCCCTTCCGTTCTGTCCGCTTCGACGGTTCGTCCCTTCCTGGACTGTTCCTTCAGTGTCCTTTCCTCGCCAAAATCAACCTTCGGTGGGTCCGTTTTGAGTGTCAATCGCTTAAATACCACTATTCAAGAGCAACCGACTCGAACGTTCAGTCGGCAAAGTCTGCTTCAACCGGAAAGCTCTTTATTGAAGACACCTTCCTTCTCCGTGGATAATTTTACCACTGCCACCACCGCTGCGCCCGTTAATCGCGGTTTCCACAAATACGGCTACTCGATGAATGCCTTAAACCACTCGACTTTCATGGAAGACCGCTTTGGCGATGATATCGATCGGTTGAGTATCAGCGGTCGAATGTCCGTCTCCCGGAAGGATCTCTCAATGGTCAATAATCCGTTCGCAACACATCATGTCGATAACGACGATAGTTTCTCACTGCGCCATCGAAAAGTAACCATTTCTCCGCCAAAATTAGGTGCAATCGCCGAATCCGGTAGTTCCTGGATCGCCGGAGGCTACTGGGGCATGTCACCACAAAAGAACGAACCAGAATCGAGTGGAACGATCGGTGCTTTCTCCCAGCAACCCTTCATGTCTCGAACATCCTCGCAAAGTTCCGGTTTCGAATCGCAACCGACTCGTCGTCCAACGCCGGAAGAACCACCAACGGATCTCGATCGCGTGTCGCTATTCTCCGAACCTGCTGCAATCTTCCATCAATCCCAACAATCAAACCCTCGGCTAAATCAATCGCTCACATTTCCAGTGTCGCAACATTCGCCTGTTCCATCCTTTGTTCCGTTTGCTAGCAGCAGCAGCCGCAATCTGTTTGGAGAACGCAGTCTTTTCCAGCAGAACCCGTCGGTAAAAATGGCGATGACGCAAAGGCAACCGTTTCCACCGCAGCAATCGCAAACACCGCCGGTTTTTGGAGGTGGCGGTCTATCTACAGCCACTCAGTTCCAGCACCTATCATCCGGGTTTGGTCCATTTTTACAGTCTGCTAGGAAACCAGCGGAGGTTGCTAACGGCAGTCATAGACGTAGTCTGCTCAATCTGAGTAAGTTGGGTGAACTGCCGGAAGAGAATTGTTCCGCTCCGGACAAATGA